In one Gimesia sp. genomic region, the following are encoded:
- a CDS encoding MFS transporter, with the protein MNNNKPLFIASFMTLIAAGVGFAIRGGILADWGAQYGFTKFDLGTITGGGLVGFGVVILLASLITDNVGYKPILLLAFILHVLSALVTFAATPIFNSMGKDATYWCLYIGMFMFAVANGLCEAVINPLVATLYPRQKTHYLNILHAGWPGGLIIGGIIATIYTSIKGNVAGMRWEIPMAVFLVPTLIYGFIVIKQKFPQSEAKSAGVSFGQMLMTFASPLLLFLLLLHACVGYVELGTDSWIANITESIVTGQGLYLFIYASAIMFVLRFFAGPIVEKINPLGLLFMSACFGSVGLYMIGSSEGVVWVWIAVTVYGLGKTFLWPTMLGVVGELFPKGGAITMGAMGGIGMLSAGLLGGPGIGYNQDYYATEKLEEIAPQTYERYSVAEANGFLFLPKIKGLDGSKVSVLNNDGQDLEKKVEQLDKEGKSDAYISSLNTWWQGAEAFAPEDIGPVEEAGIYGGRMALKCTALVPLVMAIGYLILVIYFYMKGGYKAEVLHGEEPDGEHYTGGVEGPVE; encoded by the coding sequence ATGAACAATAACAAACCGCTGTTTATTGCGAGTTTTATGACTCTCATTGCCGCCGGCGTCGGATTCGCCATCCGCGGCGGGATCCTCGCAGACTGGGGGGCCCAGTACGGATTCACCAAGTTCGACCTGGGAACGATCACCGGAGGCGGCCTGGTTGGTTTCGGTGTCGTGATTCTGCTGGCCAGTCTGATCACCGACAATGTCGGCTACAAACCGATCCTGCTGCTGGCGTTCATTCTGCACGTGTTGTCGGCCCTGGTCACCTTTGCGGCGACTCCCATCTTCAACAGCATGGGGAAAGATGCGACCTACTGGTGCCTCTACATTGGGATGTTCATGTTTGCGGTGGCAAACGGTTTGTGTGAAGCGGTCATCAATCCGCTGGTCGCGACACTTTATCCCCGCCAGAAAACACACTACCTCAACATTCTGCACGCTGGTTGGCCGGGCGGGCTGATTATCGGCGGGATCATCGCTACGATCTACACGAGCATCAAAGGCAATGTTGCCGGAATGCGATGGGAAATTCCGATGGCGGTCTTTCTCGTGCCGACCCTGATCTACGGTTTCATCGTGATCAAGCAGAAGTTTCCGCAATCGGAAGCGAAGTCGGCGGGTGTCAGCTTTGGCCAGATGTTGATGACGTTTGCCAGCCCGCTGTTGTTGTTCCTGCTCCTGCTGCATGCCTGTGTCGGTTATGTAGAACTGGGTACGGACAGTTGGATTGCCAACATCACAGAGTCCATCGTTACGGGACAGGGTCTGTATCTGTTCATCTACGCTTCAGCGATCATGTTCGTCCTGCGTTTCTTCGCCGGTCCGATTGTAGAAAAAATCAATCCACTGGGTCTGCTCTTCATGAGTGCCTGCTTCGGTTCCGTCGGTCTGTACATGATCGGCTCTTCAGAGGGAGTCGTCTGGGTCTGGATCGCCGTGACTGTTTACGGTCTGGGTAAAACCTTCCTCTGGCCGACCATGCTGGGTGTGGTTGGCGAACTGTTCCCCAAAGGGGGGGCGATCACCATGGGCGCCATGGGAGGTATCGGCATGCTCTCAGCCGGTCTGCTGGGTGGCCCCGGGATCGGTTACAACCAGGATTACTATGCAACAGAAAAGCTCGAGGAAATTGCTCCTCAAACTTACGAACGCTATTCCGTTGCAGAAGCGAACGGCTTCCTGTTTCTCCCTAAGATCAAAGGTCTCGATGGTTCCAAGGTCAGTGTCTTGAACAATGATGGCCAGGATCTGGAGAAGAAAGTAGAACAGCTTGATAAAGAGGGGAAATCGGATGCATACATTTCCAGCCTCAATACCTGGTGGCAGGGAGCGGAAGCGTTTGCCCCTGAAGATATCGGCCCGGTAGAAGAAGCCGGCATCTACGGAGGTCGGATGGCACTGAAGTGTACGGCCCTGGTTCCGCTGGTCATGGCCATTGGTTACCTGATTCTGGTGATCTACTTCTACATGAAGGGTGGTTACAAGGCAGAAGTTCTGCACGGTGAAGAACCGGACGGCGAACACTACACCGGTGGTGTTGAAGGTCCCGTCGAGTAA